Proteins from one Capricornis sumatraensis isolate serow.1 chromosome 2, serow.2, whole genome shotgun sequence genomic window:
- the PARP16 gene encoding protein mono-ADP-ribosyltransferase PARP16 isoform X3 yields MQPAGWAAVREAAGRDVLAADLRCSFFASALRSYKRDSVLRPFPASYARHDCKDFEALTSLFGEGTYLTSDLSLALIYSPHGHGWQHSLLGPILSCVAVCEVIDHPDVKCQTKKKDSKEVDRRRARIKHSEGGEVPPKYFVVTNNQLLRVKYLLVYSQKQPNRASSQLSWVSSHWFTVMITLYLLLLLAVSVINSSAFQHFWNRAKR; encoded by the exons ATGCAGCCCGCGGGGTGGGCGGCCGTCAGGGAGGCGGCAGGCCGCGACGTGCTGGCAGCCGACCTGCGCTGCAGCTTCTTCGCCTCGGCCCTGCGGAGCTACAAGCGCGACTCAGTGCTGCGGCCCTTCCCCGCGTCCTATGCCCGCCACGACTGCAAGGACTTCGAGGCTCTG ACATCCTTGTTTGGGGAAGGGACCTACCTCACCAGTGACCTGAGCCTGGCCCTCATTTATAGCCCCCATGGCCACGGGTGGCAGCACAGTCTCCTCGGCCCCATCCTTAGCTGCGTGGCTGTGTGCGAGGTCATTGACCATCCAGACGTCAAGTGCCAAACGAAGAAGAAGG ATTCCAAGGAGGTAGATCGCAGGAGAGCGAGAATCAAGCACAGTGAAGGAGGCGAAGTCCCTCCAAAGTACTTTGTGGTCACTAATAACCAGCTCTTGCGCGTGAAGTACCTGCTGGTGTACTCGCAGAAGCAGCCCAACAG GGCTTCCAGccagctctcctgggtctccagccatTGGTTTACGGTCATGATCACcctgtatctgctgctgctgctcgcaGTGAGTGTCATCAACTCCTCAGCTTTCCAACACTTCTGGAATCGTGCGAAGAGATAA
- the PARP16 gene encoding protein mono-ADP-ribosyltransferase PARP16 isoform X2, with the protein MQPAGWAAVREAAGRDVLAADLRCSFFASALRSYKRDSVLRPFPASYARHDCKDFEALLADASKLPNLKELLQSSGEKDPWAWDLMSWILSSKVLTIHSAGKSEFEKIQKLTGTPHTPVPVPDFLFEIEYSDPANAKFYETKGERDLIYAFHGSRLENFHSIIHNGLHCHLNKTSLFGEGTYLTSDLSLALIYSPHGHGWQHSLLGPILSCVAVCEVIDHPDVKCQTKKKDSKEVDRRRARIKHSEGGEVPPKYFVVTNNQLLRVKYLLVYSQKQPNSRASSQLSWVSSHWFTVMITLYLLLLLAVSVINSSAFQHFWNRAKR; encoded by the exons ATGCAGCCCGCGGGGTGGGCGGCCGTCAGGGAGGCGGCAGGCCGCGACGTGCTGGCAGCCGACCTGCGCTGCAGCTTCTTCGCCTCGGCCCTGCGGAGCTACAAGCGCGACTCAGTGCTGCGGCCCTTCCCCGCGTCCTATGCCCGCCACGACTGCAAGGACTTCGAGGCTCTG CTTGCAGATGCCAGCAAGTTACCTAACCTGAAAGAACTTCTCCAGTCCTCAGGAGAAAAAGACCCATGGGCCTGGGACCTGATGAGCTGGATTTTATCGTCAAAGGTCCTGACAATCCACAGTGCAGGGAAGTCAGAG TTTGAAAAGATCCAAAAGCTGACTGGTACCCCTCACACGCCTGTCCCCGTGCCGGACTTCCTGTTTGAAATCGAGTACTCCGACCCAGCCAACGCCAAATTTTATGAGACCAAAGGAGAACGCGACCTCATCTACGCCTTCCACGGGAGCCGCCTAGAGAACTTCCATTCCATCATCCACAATGGCCTGCACTGCCACCTGAACAAG ACATCCTTGTTTGGGGAAGGGACCTACCTCACCAGTGACCTGAGCCTGGCCCTCATTTATAGCCCCCATGGCCACGGGTGGCAGCACAGTCTCCTCGGCCCCATCCTTAGCTGCGTGGCTGTGTGCGAGGTCATTGACCATCCAGACGTCAAGTGCCAAACGAAGAAGAAGG ATTCCAAGGAGGTAGATCGCAGGAGAGCGAGAATCAAGCACAGTGAAGGAGGCGAAGTCCCTCCAAAGTACTTTGTGGTCACTAATAACCAGCTCTTGCGCGTGAAGTACCTGCTGGTGTACTCGCAGAAGCAGCCCAACAG CAGGGCTTCCAGccagctctcctgggtctccagccatTGGTTTACGGTCATGATCACcctgtatctgctgctgctgctcgcaGTGAGTGTCATCAACTCCTCAGCTTTCCAACACTTCTGGAATCGTGCGAAGAGATAA
- the PARP16 gene encoding protein mono-ADP-ribosyltransferase PARP16 isoform X1 produces MQPAGWAAVREAAGRDVLAADLRCSFFASALRSYKRDSVLRPFPASYARHDCKDFEALLADASKLPNLKELLQSSGEKDPWAWDLMSWILSSKVLTIHSAGKSEFEKIQKLTGTPHTPVPVPDFLFEIEYSDPANAKFYETKGERDLIYAFHGSRLENFHSIIHNGLHCHLNKTSLFGEGTYLTSDLSLALIYSPHGHGWQHSLLGPILSCVAVCEVIDHPDVKCQTKKKDSKEVDRRRARIKHSEGGEVPPKYFVVTNNQLLRVKYLLVYSQKQPNRASSQLSWVSSHWFTVMITLYLLLLLAVSVINSSAFQHFWNRAKR; encoded by the exons ATGCAGCCCGCGGGGTGGGCGGCCGTCAGGGAGGCGGCAGGCCGCGACGTGCTGGCAGCCGACCTGCGCTGCAGCTTCTTCGCCTCGGCCCTGCGGAGCTACAAGCGCGACTCAGTGCTGCGGCCCTTCCCCGCGTCCTATGCCCGCCACGACTGCAAGGACTTCGAGGCTCTG CTTGCAGATGCCAGCAAGTTACCTAACCTGAAAGAACTTCTCCAGTCCTCAGGAGAAAAAGACCCATGGGCCTGGGACCTGATGAGCTGGATTTTATCGTCAAAGGTCCTGACAATCCACAGTGCAGGGAAGTCAGAG TTTGAAAAGATCCAAAAGCTGACTGGTACCCCTCACACGCCTGTCCCCGTGCCGGACTTCCTGTTTGAAATCGAGTACTCCGACCCAGCCAACGCCAAATTTTATGAGACCAAAGGAGAACGCGACCTCATCTACGCCTTCCACGGGAGCCGCCTAGAGAACTTCCATTCCATCATCCACAATGGCCTGCACTGCCACCTGAACAAG ACATCCTTGTTTGGGGAAGGGACCTACCTCACCAGTGACCTGAGCCTGGCCCTCATTTATAGCCCCCATGGCCACGGGTGGCAGCACAGTCTCCTCGGCCCCATCCTTAGCTGCGTGGCTGTGTGCGAGGTCATTGACCATCCAGACGTCAAGTGCCAAACGAAGAAGAAGG ATTCCAAGGAGGTAGATCGCAGGAGAGCGAGAATCAAGCACAGTGAAGGAGGCGAAGTCCCTCCAAAGTACTTTGTGGTCACTAATAACCAGCTCTTGCGCGTGAAGTACCTGCTGGTGTACTCGCAGAAGCAGCCCAACAG GGCTTCCAGccagctctcctgggtctccagccatTGGTTTACGGTCATGATCACcctgtatctgctgctgctgctcgcaGTGAGTGTCATCAACTCCTCAGCTTTCCAACACTTCTGGAATCGTGCGAAGAGATAA